In a single window of the Mucilaginibacter defluvii genome:
- a CDS encoding DUF6265 family protein, producing the protein MNCKYIYLLLLLVFFASISFAQTGKGSVADVAFIQGNWKATTPDGRTIEGSWLPPKGENMLGFMRMMKGDKPDLYEILAYEQTDKGLTSMVKHFQPGLIANEEKDKQDRYVFIEASKNRAVFEKEGEATLRILYEKRSHNQFVIARGSQKDGQWVFEDLFVFNRMK; encoded by the coding sequence GATCTCTTTTGCACAAACAGGCAAAGGCTCCGTAGCTGATGTAGCTTTTATACAAGGTAACTGGAAAGCCACTACGCCGGATGGCCGCACCATTGAGGGATCGTGGCTACCGCCTAAAGGCGAAAATATGCTGGGTTTTATGCGGATGATGAAAGGGGACAAGCCCGACCTGTACGAGATATTAGCATACGAACAAACCGACAAAGGGCTAACATCCATGGTAAAACACTTTCAACCCGGTTTAATAGCCAATGAGGAAAAGGATAAGCAGGACAGATACGTTTTTATAGAGGCATCAAAAAATCGCGCTGTGTTTGAAAAAGAAGGAGAGGCAACGCTGCGCATACTTTACGAAAAGCGCTCGCACAATCAATTTGTAATAGCCCGCGGCAGCCAAAAGGATGGCCAATGGGTTTTTGAGGATTTGTTTGTGTTTAACAGGATGAAGTGA